A genomic stretch from Psilocybe cubensis strain MGC-MH-2018 chromosome 1, whole genome shotgun sequence includes:
- a CDS encoding Structural maintenance of chromosomes protein 4 — translation MPPRRTSRAPSVTAEPVSAESLPAKRKRGQTVEQEAEVKETAAKPPSRARRSTSARPSAPPPSKTRQSTRSKASLPDVAESENEEQSDAPPPVKKARPSIESQSEDVVKVEEEEATVDGRPKRGRRAASTAKATRSTDMEVDEEAPSKTTGRRTSTRKGTASAGSRVSVASARSGETSGSARIEEAASEEEEVVKPTKGRRVPAKAARRAPSKAIQSDDAEESADAMSVVSEEGDDDDSKPVRKGRKAKTPVARKGKGKAASTKLAPATVIEESDDELDLPSTTQSRRKHTSPKVEASQKQGNTTDKEEEEEEEEEKSLFEPPPLPAVPTMSQTIPEEPTGPKSRLVIHKMALINFKSYAGRQEIGPFHKSFSSIVGPNGSGKSNTIDALLFVFGYRASKMRQGKISELIHNSANYPDLDECSVEIYFREIVDLPGPDAFEIVPNSQLVVSRTAYKNNASKYAINGRTSNYKEVQTLLKGRGIDLDHNRFLILQGEVESIAQMKPKAPTEHEDGLLEYLEDIIGTSKYKEPIEEALVEMDRLSEERQVKLNRVRLVEKEKTALEAKKKEAEDFLRMKNDHVRAQSVYYQWILYKAFEAEERHTNTIQKLRKELEAQTEQNKDDINHLESLQDHYNEREKSYLEVKAAAADAAKDLTSSEKREIALQEKRKHSATRAKKLKKSLQEDGHARKTALNVIEDSTAKLEKEKKNLVGHEKSLEEEEKVLEGIRDSLKDKTQVFHDKIQVKQKELQPWTAQINEKQAAIDVATSERDDLAKKAEALKAQCAEAADTLKALLEERETKVAQQEDLKHEKTQLQQNIAQAEKNLRDAQARVNEWKGKAGAARGKVDEARANQSENRSRNAVLDFLTNQKAKGQIEGFHGRLGSLGTIPDKYDVAISTACGGGLNNMVVDVVSQAQNCIEKLRRNNVGRASFMVLEKLGKNVVENVQTPEGVPRLFDLVKPKDPAYAPAFYKAIGNTLVATDLDQANRIAFTGKRWRVVTLDGALIETSGAMSGGGGQPSRGAMSSKLAAASVTPQVLQGYERESEQATQQLQKATNDFRDSEQQLDSLKRRGPEIDLALQKISMDIENVKRRTAEAEKRVRDLSSQNKPNTGDLARISKLEKEISVFERELQDLQAKSGRIEQDIKDLEKKILDIGGSKLLTQKSKVDGIRLHIKLTNDEITKAEMAKSRAEKDAVKLEGTIKANTEALAVLEEEIEEFDGEIATLTTYIDNLREKVETAQAAAENSKEDLDDLKSKLDEQEGIISQFRQTELKLKQSIGDAEKDLKDTVASINAYEEMHNDLTLEDIDEDDDEDEDEETEAAVNNEEKADNENPEASVKVENVDEPMADQQPAQKRKSTGSPHQLREYLPDELRKMKREELVAEMEYLDEKIKRARPDLSVLKEYKEREKDYFNRAKDLEAITAERDSQKAKYETLRKQRLDEFMAGFNLISLKLKEMYQMITLGGNAELELVDSLDPFSEGIIFSVMPPKKSWKNISNLSGGEKTLSSLALVFALHVFKPTPLYFMDEIDAALDFRNVSIVANYIKDRTKNAQFIIISLRNDMFELSHRLIGIYKTSNATRSISIDNHALQSTIPRPVPQSAQAMA, via the exons ATGCCTCCTCGTCGCACGTCGCGCGCGCCAAGCGTGACAGCAGAGCCAGTATCTGCCGAATCTTTGCCCGCTAAGCGAAAACGAGGTCAAACTGTTGAACAGGAAGCCGAGGTGAAAGAAACTGCCGCGAAACCGCCTTCGAGAGCGCGTCGAAGCACATCAGCAAGACCCAGTgctccaccaccatccaaAACAAGACAGTCGACGCGCTCAAAAGCCTCATTACCCGACGTTGCAGAGTCAGAAAATGAGGAGCAATCAGATGCCCCTCCGCCAGTCAAGAAAGCGAGACCATCCATCGAGAGCCAGTCAGAGGACGTAGTCAAagtagaggaagaggaggcgaCTGTCGATGGGAGACCCAAGCGTGGAAGACGTGCTGCCAGTACCGCAAAGGCCACCCGCTCTACTGATATGGAAGTTGACGAGGAGGCCCCGTCCAAGACCACCGGTCGTCGTACTTCAACCCGGAAGGGAACTGCCTCAGCAGGAAGCAGGGTTAGTGTCGCTTCAGCAAGATCAGGCGAAACATCCGGGTCCGCTCGCATTGAAGAGGCAGCCagcgaagaggaggaagtcGTCAAACCGACCAAAGGGCGCAGGGTGCCTGCTAAAGCAGCGCGGAGAGCTCCTTCCAAAGCGATCCAGTCAGATGATGCGGAAGAGTCAGCAGATGCCATGTCAGTGGTCTCAGAAGAAGGTGACGACGATGACTCAAAGCCTGTTCGCAAAGGGAGGAAGGCCAAGACCCCTGTTGCGcgaaagggcaagggcaaggccgCCTCCACAAAGCTTGCACCAGCTACCGTGATAGAGGAGTCCGATGACGAGCTAGATCTTCCTTCTACCACCCAGTCTAGAAGAAAGCACACCTCACCAAAGGTTGAAGCCTCCCAGAAACAGGGAAATACTACGGataaggaagaagaagaggaagaggaagaagaaaaatcgCTTTTCGAaccccctcccctccctgCTGTGCCAACTATGTCACAGACGATTCCGGAAGAACCAACAGGGCCTAAGTCGCGTCTGGTCATCCACAAAATGGCTTTGATTAATTTCAAGAGTTATGCAGGCCGGCAGGAAATTGGCCCCTTCCATAAG TCTTTCTCGTCAATCGTTGGGCCCAACGGATCTGGAAAATCTAATACTATTGACGCGCTCTTATTCGTCTTCGGTTATCGTGCGTCAAAGATGAGACAGGGAAAGATTTCTGAACTTATCCACAACTCGGCAAACTATCCCGATCTCGACGAATGTAGCGTGGAAATTTATTTTAGGGAGATTGTGGATCTA CCTGGACCCGACGCTTTCGAGATTGTACCAAATTCGCAACTGGTTGTATCACGTACAGCTTATAAGAACAATGCAAGCAAATATGCAATCAACGGACGAACAAGCAACTATAAGGAAGTTCAGACATTACTGAAGGGTCGAGGGATTGACCTCGATCATAATCGATTCCTAATTCTTCAG GGAGAGGTCGAATCCATTGCTCAAATGAAACCTAAGGCCCCCACTGAACATGAGGATGGTCTACTTGAATACTTGGAAGATATCATCGGCACGTCTAAGTATAAGGAACCTATTGAGGAAGCTCTTGTTGAGATGGATCGTTTATCTGAGGAACGTCAAGTCAAGCTTAATCGGGTTCGACTCgtggagaaggaaaagacaGCTTTGGAAGCTAAGAAGAAGGAAGCGGAAGATTTTCTACGGATGAAGAATGATCATGTCAGGGCGCAGTCCGTTTACTACCAATGGATTCTGTACAAAGCCTTCGAAGCAGAAGAAAGGCATACAAATACTATC CAAAAACTCCGCAAGGAGCTGGAAGCACAGACTGAACAAAATAAAGATGATATCAATCACCTCGAATCCCTTCAAGATCATTACAACGAACGTGAAAAAAGCTATTTG GAAGTTAAAGCGGCTGCGGCTGATGCTGCGAAAGACCTTACTTCAAGTGAAAAGCGTGAAATTGCTTtgcaagaaaaaagaaagcattCAGCTACAAGAGCtaagaaattgaaaaaatCTTTGCAGGAG GATGGTCACGCGAGAAAGACTGCCCTTAATGTTATTGAAGACAGTACAGCGAAActtgaaaaggagaagaagaatctCGTGGGCCACGAAAAATCtcttgaggaggaagaaaaggtgTTGGAGGGTATCCGCGACAGCCTCAAAG ATAAAACTCAGGTATTCCACGACAAGATACAGGTCAAACAGAAGGAACTTCAGCCATGGACCGCCCAAATCAATGAAAAGCAGGCTGCGATTGACGTCGCCACTAGCGAACGCGACGACCTTGCAAAGAAGGCTGAAGCCCTTAAAGCACAGTGTGCAGAGGCCGCTGATACGCTAAAAGCTTTGTTAGAGGAGCGTGAAACCAAG GTCGCTCAACAAGAGGATCTTAAACATGAGAAGACTCAACTTCAACAAAACATTGCCCAGGCTGAGAAAAACCTTCGC GATGCTCAAGCACGCGTAAATGAATGGAAGGGGAAAGCTGGTGCTGCACGCGGGAAAGTAGATGAGGCCAGAGCCAACCAGTCTGAAAACAGATCTCGTAACGCCGTTTTAGATTTTCTTACAAACCAGAAAGCCAAAGGACAGATTGAAGGGTTCCAT GGGCGTCTGGGAAGTCTGGGAACAATTCCCGATAAATATGACGTCGCGATCTCAACTgcttgtggtggtggtctCAACAACATGGTGGTGGACGTTGTCTCTCAGGCTCAAAATTGCATTGAAAAGCTGCGCAGGAACAATGTTGGAAGGGCGTCTTTCATGGTACTCGAGAAGCTGGGCAAGAATGTTGTTGAGAATGTTCAGACCCCTGAAGGCGTTCCTCGTTTATTCGACCTCGTTAAACCCAAGGACCCTGCCTACGCCCCCGCATTCTACAAGGCGATTGGAAACACGCTTGTGGCCACTGATCTCGACCAAGCCAATCGCATCGCATTCACTGGGAAAAGATGGCGTGTCGTTACCTTGGATGGTGCGTTGATCGAAACCTCGGGTGCCATGTCAGGTGGTGGCGGCCAGCCATCGCGAGGCGCAATGAGCTCCAAACTGGCTGCTGCTTCAGTGACACCTCAGGTTCTTCAGGGTTACGAGCGTGAAAGCGAGCAGGCTACACAGCAACTCCAAAAGGCAACCAACGACTTCCGGGACTCAGAACAGCAATTAGATAGTTTGAAGAGACGGGGTCCTGAAATTGACCTTGCTTTACAGAAGATCAGCATGGATATCGAGAACGTTAAACGCAGGACCGCCGAAGCCGAGAAGCGTGTTCGCGACTTGAG TTCTCAAAACAAACCTAATACAGGAGACCTTGCCCGCATCTCCAAGCTAGAAAAAGAGATTTCAGTCTTTGAGCGAGAGCTTCAGGATCTTCAAGCAAAATCAGGACGTATCGAACAGGATATCAAAGacttggagaagaagattcTAGATATCGGTGGCTCGAAATTGCTCACTCAGAAGTCGAAGGTCGACGGTATTCGTTTGCATATCAAGCTCACGAATGACGAAATCACCAAAGCAGAAATGGCCAAATCTCGAGCGGAGAAAGACGCGGTCAAACTGGAAGGTACCATCAAGGCCAACACCGAAGCTTTAGCCGTCCTCGAAGAAGAGATCGAGGAATTCGACGGCGAAATTGCTACGCTTACAACATACATCGATAACTTGAGAGAGAAAGTAGAAACCGCTCAGGCAGCTGCGGAGAACTCCAAGGAAGACTTAGACGACCTTAAGTCCAAACTGGACGAACAAGAAGGCATCATTTCCCAATTCAGGCAAACAGAG TTGAAACTCAAACAATCCATCGGTGATGCTGAGAAAGATCTCAAGGATACCGTTGCCAGCATCAACGCCTACGAGGAAATGCACAATGATTTGACATTGGAAGATATTGA cgaggatgacgatgaagatgaagatgaagaaactgAAGCAGCTGTTAACAATGAGGAAAAGGCTGACAATGAGAACCCCGAAGCTTCAGTTAAAGTAGAGAATGTGGATGAGCCTATGGCTGATCAACAGCCGGCTCAGAAACGCAAATCCACAGGATCTCCCCACCAACTGAGAGAATATTTGCCCGATGAattgaggaagatgaagagagaGGAACTCGTTGCTGAAATGGAATATCTTGATG aaaaaatcaaaagagcCCGACCGGATTTGTCTGTTCTCAAAGAATACAAGGAAAGGGAGAAGGATTATTTCAACCGAGCCAAAGATCTCGAGGCTATCACGGCTGAACGAGACTCCCAAAAGGCTAAGTATGAGACTCTTCGGAAGCAACGTCTGGATGAATTCATGGCTGGTTTCAACTTGATTTCGTTAAAGCTTAAGGAAATGTACCAG ATGATTACTCTTGGTGGCAACGCCGAGCTGGAGCTGGTAGACAGTTTAGATCCTTTTTCCGAAGGTATCATTTTCAGTGTTATGCCGCCCAAGAAGAGTTGGAAGAACATTTCAAACTTATCTGGTGGAGAAAAG ACTTTAAGTTCTCTGGCTCTGGTCTTTGCCCTTCATGTTTTCAAG CCCACACCACTGTATTTCATGGATGAAATCGATGCTGCGTTGGATTTCCGCAACGTGTCTATTGTCGCCAATTACATCAAGGATAGGACCAAGAATGCGCAGTTCATCATTATTTCTCTTCG AAATGACATGTTTGAACTCAGCCATCGACTGATTGGTATCTACAAAACTTCCAACGCTACCCGAA GTATCTCTATTGATAATCACGCACTTCAGTCAACAATTCCACGACCTGTACCCCAAAGTGCCCAGGCGATGGCTTGA
- a CDS encoding Alpha-ketoglutarate-dependent xanthine dioxygenase xanA, translating to MPLSFVPLTFPSSLDSTKFKDFGREVVGAAPGNLTEEEFKAVEAALYRHDLLLFRNASLTPDQQYSLVKSFDPQSEHYGHGNKQLDKTKQSIIHSYVSSLPNTPQVQIIGHGTIKNHEGIEERILKHGRHPEFHKTRISEEDEAKGFTRFFRWHMDAALYDLNVPKVTALYGIMVPKGPTQTVRYDDGTGDELSVSLGTTAFVSGKVMFEILPAELKSLAVRARAKYAPHPFQWLRNAKAKSTGISLETEGLETPLHDLPPWEEEKIKVYPFTWKNPITGDLHLQVHPLLVMEIQVDPLPQGHHTESALYPFGGTISNLKEIRDLLYRMQRPGIAPNLVYAHPWEERDLVLFNNRGLMHSVVGVSLGP from the exons ATGCCACTCTCATTTGTTCCTTTgacttttccttcttctctagACTCCACCAAGTTTAAAGACTTCGGGAGAGAAGTCGTAGGTGCCGCACCAGGCAACCtcacagaagaagaattcaAGGCTGTCGAGGCAGCCCTATACCGT CACGATTTACTCTTATTCCGTAATGCCAGCCTAACGCCTGACCAGCAATATTCTCTGGTTAAG TCATTTGACCCTCAATCTGAGCACTATGGTCATGGAAACAAACAGCTCGACAAAACCAAACAGTCGATCATCCACTCTTACGTTTCCAGTCTACCAAACACACCTCAAGTCCAGATCATAGGCCACGGTACCATCAAAAACCATGAAGGTATTGAGGAGAGGATACTCAAACACGGACGACACCCAGAATTTCACAAGACTAGAATTtccgaagaagatgaagccAAAGGCTTCACCCGATTTTTCAGATGGCACATGGACGCTGCACTGTACGACTTGAATGTTCCGAAAGTAACTGCATTGTATGGGATTATGGTACCAAAGGGACCTACTCAGACAGTAAGATACGACGACGGGACCGGAGACGAACTCTCCGTTTCCCTAGGTACCACCGCGTTTGTGTCTGGAAAGGTCATGTTCGAAATCTTGCCTGCAGAATTAAAGAGTCTTGCTGTCCGGGCTAGGGCCAAATACGCTCCCCACCCGTTTCAATGGCTTCGAAATGCGAAGGCGAAATCCACCGGTATCTCTCTCGAGACTGAAGGATTGGAGACTCCATTGCACGACCTTCCGCcttgggaagaagaaaaaatcaaagtgTATCCATTC ACATGGAAAAATCCAATTACGGGCGATTTGCACCTTCAGGTTCATCCACTTTTGGTCATGGAGATACAAGTCGACCCGCTACCTCAAGGACATCATACGGAAAGTGCATTATACCCTTTCGGCGGAACTATATCGAACTTGAAAGAAATACGGGATTTATTGTACAGAATGCAGCGCCCAGGAATCGCGCCTAAC CTAGTATACGCTCACCCTTGGGAGGAGAGAgacctcgtcctcttcaacaATAGGGGTCTGATGCACTCCGTGGTGGGG GTTTCGCTTGGCCCATGA
- a CDS encoding Mannosyl-oligosaccharide 1,2-alpha-mannosidase, producing the protein MSEARTRKKLKKDPTKKTQSGSQSTRGNTNETAGSPSSSFSTTFILLPIFLAASAYFYLNPSFLISFLDEFIGFSEHYDGAPVAHQPKLTYLPADIEKRDAVVEAFKHSWHAYERNAMGNDQYHPLSQQGSNLTAAGGIGYMVVDVIDSLQIMGLQDEYSRARTWVAEKLTFERDDRFSTFETTIRVLGGLLSAYHLSKNDPLFLNKATELADRMLPVFDTPSGVPLPVINLAQRKGYQTEDFPGVTSIAEIGTLQLEFRYLSQLTRDAKYWQTVENVMEVIRHARLPHGLASVFVNIETGQYETSVIRLGSRGDSFYEYLLKQYLQTNNNEKIYLEMYEDAMDAVHNHLLRKSMGNQMTYTSELVPEDDENGDLTWRLTPKQDHLVCFLGGSLMLGATRAGALVEKVSIPPQPDELSEKGKRDWNTGVELIKTCMNTHDTATGLSPEIVYFRVPSDGMDAYPQAPTDWYIRGAAAGEFPPYDARYMLRPETVESLFLAYRLTGDRIYRDYGWGIFRSIEKHCRVPTGGYATIVNVDENPVRQEDIMETFFLSETLKYLYLLFSDSNVIPLDRYVFNTEAHPFPIFDPVAI; encoded by the exons ATGAGTGAGGCACGCACACGCaagaagctgaagaaggACCCCACAAAGAAGACACAAAGCGGCTCTCAATCTACTAGGGGGAATACG AATGAGACAGCTGGCAGCCCGTCGTCTTCCTTCTCGACCACGTTCATTTTATTACCCATTTTTCTCGCTGCTAGTGCCTATTTCTATCTG AACCCCTCGTTCCTTATATCATTTCTAGATGAATTTATTGGATTTTCTGAGCATTACGATGGCGCTCCGGTAGCTCATCAACCAAAATTAACATACCTACCTGCAGACATAGAAAAACGCGACGCAGTGGTGGAAGCATTCAAA CACTCCTGGCATGCTTACG AGCGAAATGCAATGGGAAATGACCAATACCATCCTCTAAGTCAGCAAGGCTCAAACCTTACAGCAGCAGGGGGCATCGGATACATGGTCGTCGATGTGATTGACAGTCTGCAAATAATGGGCCTTCAGGACGAATACTCCCGCGCTCGAACCTGGGTAGCAGAGAAACTTACTTTCGAGCGCGATGACAGGTTCAGTACTTTCGAG ACCACCATACGCGTCCTGGGCGGCCTTCTCTCAGCATATCATCTTTCAAAAAACGATCCACTATTCCTCAACAAAGCTACCGAACTTGCTGACAGAATGCTTCCCGTATTCGACACACCGTCCGGAGTACCCCTGCCAGTTATCAACCTCGCTCAGCGCAAAGGATATCAAACGGAAGACTTTCCTGGAGTCACCAGTATCGCTGAGATAGGAACTTTGCAGCTTGAGTTTCGATATTTGAGTCAACTGACGAGGGACGCTAAGTATTGGCAAACAGTGGAGAATGTGATGGAGGTGATACGCCACGCTAGACTTCCGCATGGGCTTGCGTCTGTATTTGTGAA CATTGAAACAGGTCAATACGAAACTTCTGTGATTCGGCTTGGATCTCGGGGAGACTCATTCTACGAATATTTGCT CAAGCAATACCTTCAAACA AACAATAACGAGAAGATTTACCTCGAG ATGTACGAAGACGCAATGGATGCAGTTCACAATCACCTACTCCGAAAGAGCATGGGTAACCAAATGACATATACATCTGAACTCGTCCCGGAAGACGACGAAAATGGCGACCT AACTTGGCGCCTCACACCGAAACAAGACCACCTCGTCTGCTTCCTTGGTGGCTCATTGATGCTGGGAGCCACGCGCGCAGGTGCACTGGTAGAGAAGGTGTCTATCCCTCCCCAACCAGACGAGCTTTCCGAGAAAGGGAAACGCGATTGGAATACTGGCGTCGAGCTTATCAAAACATGTATGAACACCCACGATACCGCTAC GGGACTGTCACCTGAGATCGTGTACTTCCGCGTACCCAGCGATGGCATGGACGCGTATCCACAAGCCCCGACCGATTGGTACATTCGAGGGGCAGC TGCTGGCGAATTCCCTCCATATGACGCGAGATATATGCTGCGTCCGGAAACGGTCGAGTCCCTCTTTCTCGCATATAGGCTAACGGGAGACCGGATATACCGCGACTATGGATGGGGCATCTTCCGCTCCATCGAAAAGCACTGTCGAGTGCCGACTGGAGGGTATGCAACCATCGTCAATGTTGACGAAAACCCAGTTCGACAGGAGGATATCATGGAGACATTCTTCCTG AGCGAAACCTTAAAATACCTGTATCTGTTGTTCTCCGACTCAAATGTGATACCCTTGGATC GTTACGTTTTCAATACAGAGGCACACCCCTTCCCCATTTTCGATCCTGTAGCAATTTGA
- a CDS encoding 40S ribosomal protein S9, producing MFPAVPTLRLLAGEYGLRNKREIWRIALVLSKIRRAARELLKLDDKDPKRLFEGNALIRRLVRIGVLDESRMRLDYVLALKIEDFLERRLQTQVFKSGLAKSIHHARVLIRQRHIRVGKQIVNVPSFVVRLDSQKHIDFALTSPYGGGRPGRVKRRRAAAAAKKEEGGDEDEEE from the exons ATGTTCCCCGCCGTCCCTACACTTCGGCTC CTCGCTGGAGAATACGGTCTCCGCAACAAGCGCGAGATCTGGCGCATTGCCCTCGTCCTCTCCAAGATTCGTCGTGCTGCTCGTGAGCTGCTCAAGCTCGACGACAAGGACCCTAAGCGTCTCTTTGAGGGTAACGCCCTTATCCGCCGTCTTGTGCGCATTGGTGTGCTCGATGAGTCCCGCATGCGTCTCGATTACGTGCTCGCCCTTAAGATCGAGGATTTCTTGGAGCGCAGGCTCCAGACTCAGGTGTTCAAGAGTGGATTGGCTAAGTCCATCCACCACGCCCGTGTCTTGATCAGACAGAGGCACATCCG TGTTGGCAAGCAGATTGTCAACGTTCCTTCCTTTGTCGTTCGTCTCGACTCCCAAAAGCACATTGATTTCGCCCTCACTTCGCCATACGGAGGAGGCCGCCCTGGTCGCGTTAAGCGCAGACgcgctgctgccgctgccaagaaggaggaaggtggtgatgaggatgaagaggagtaA
- a CDS encoding 60S ribosomal protein L21-A: MPHSFGYRARTRHMFKRGFKEHGPVKLSTFLINYHVGDIVDIKANAAQQKGMPHKYYHGRTGIVYNVTPSAVGVIVYKVVGNRYIEKRVNLRVEHVRHSKCRQEFLDRVKANHDAHVIAKEKGERINLRRIPALPREAHTVSIAQNAPQTIVPVPYETYI, encoded by the exons ATGCCTCACTCCTTCGGTTACCGCGCGCGCACGCGCCACATGTTCAAGCGGGGCTTCAAGG AGCATGGCCCCGTGAAACTGTCCACCTTCCTCATCAACTACCACGTTGGAGATATCGTTGATATCAAGGCCAATGCTGCCCAGCAGAAGGGTATGCCCCACAAATACTACCATGG ACGCACTGGAATTGTCTACAATGTTACCCCTTCTGCTGTCGGTGTCATTGTATACAAGGTTGTTGGTAACCGATACATCGAAAAGCGAGTGAACCTCCGTGTTGAGCACGTCCGCCACTCGAAGTGCCGTCAAGAGTTCTTGGATCGTGTCAAGGCCAACCACGATGCTCACGTCATTGCTAAGGAGAAGGGCG AACGCATCAACCTCCGCCGTATCCCTGCTCTCCCCCGGGAAGCTCACACTGTCTCGATCGCTCAAAATGCCCCCCAGACAATTGTTCCCGTGCCTTACGAGACCTACATCTAG
- a CDS encoding Alpha-ketoglutarate-dependent xanthine dioxygenase xan-1 — protein MAIELCPLPLPVSADAAMLADFGREVKGVNPAEMTPEQFKEIEEALYKHGALLFRNAKVSSEQQYKFTKAFDPQSESYGHGNNKTGETKKSILHPDLKTIPSVPQVQLIGNGTVYNHEGLAEAKLKHPSHTTFHKTKVSPEDEAKGHTRFYRWHIDAALYDLNPPRVTTLYGITVPQGPKQVCRYDDGTGDELEVPLGTTAFVSGKVMFDILPKELKSLAVRAKVRYAPHPYVWMAPANAMSTGLGIESEGLELPLEELPEFEESKIKTLPILWKNPVTGDLHFQVHPCGVKELLIDPLPEGASREGALYPDGAHLTELKEVRGLLYKMQRPAITPSLVYPHDWREDDFVVFHNRGVLHTVVGAFAPDQVRAFHQCNLAASDEPVGPSAEDVKTYA, from the exons ATGGCCATCGAATTATGCCCACTCCCCCTACCAGTTTCTGCCGACGCGGCCATGCTTGCTGATTTCGGCCGTGAAGTCAAGGGTGTTAACCCTGCTGAAATGACCCCAGAGCAGTTCAAAGAGATTGAGGAGGCATTATATAAG CACGGTGCTCTCTTGTTTAGGAACGCAAAGGTTTCTTCAGAGCAGCAGTATAAATTCACAAAG GCTTTCGACCCCCAATCTGAGAGCTATGGGCACGGAAACAACAAAACAGGGGAAACCAAAAAATCTATTCTCCATCCTGACCTCAAAACGATCCCTTCCGTTCCACAAGTGCAGCTGATCGGCAATGGAACCGTCTATAACCACGAAGGGCTTGCCGAGGCGAAGCTCAAACACCCCAGCCACACTACTTTCCACAAAACCAAAGTCTCCCCCGAAGATGAAGCCAAAGGCCACACGCGCTTCTACCGCTGGCACATTGATGCTGCCTTATACGACCTCAACCCCCCGCGTGTGACGACGCTCTATGGCATCACTGTGCCGCAGGGCCCGAAGCAGGTGTGCAGGTATGACGATGGTACGGGGGATGAGCTCGAGGTGCCTTTAGGAACGACCGCATTCGTTTCGGGGAAGGTGATGTTTGATATTTTGCCGAAGGAGCTAAAGAGCCTGGCTGTACGCGCGAAGGTCAGGTATGCGCCGCACCCCTATGTTTGGATGGCCCCGGCCAATGCGATGTCAACTGGTCTTGGTATCGAGTCGGAGGGCCTTGAGTTGCCTTTGGAGGAGCTGCCTGAATTCGAGGAATCGAAGATCAAGACGCTGCCAATT CTTTGGAAGAACCCTGTGACTGGGGATCTCCACTTCCAAGTACACCCCTGCGGAGTCAAGGAGCTGCTTATCGACCCTCTTCCAGAAGGCGCAAGCCGCGAAGGTGCTTTGTACCCCGACGGCGCGCACCTGACAGAGCTGAAGGAGGTCCGAGGTCTCCTTTACAAAATGCAACGACCTGCGATCACTCCTTCT CTGGTGTATCCACACGACTGGCGCGAAGACGACTTTGTGGTCTTCCACAACCGCGGAGTTCTGCACACTGTCGTCGGTGCATTTGCCCCTGACCAGGTGCGCGCGTTCCACCAGTGCAACCTCGCTGCATCGGATGAGCCCGTGGGCCCTTCAGCCGAAGACGTCAAAACCTATGCTTGA